The nucleotide window GCAAAATTTATCCCTTTAATTGAAAGTGAATAATTTACAAACCCTTCTGAGTCTCCCATTTTGAACTCGTACTCTTTTAATTCTTCTGCTGTAAGCCACATAAAAGCTGTACAAAATTCAGGTAGTATTGTTAATTTTTGACTCAATACATAACCTAAAAGTCTCATTCTATTTGCCGAAAAATTATCAAAAAGTCTTCGGTGAATATCTTCTTTGTTTAAACCATAAGACATTAATTTTGCTGCGATTTCGAAAGTTCTGGGATTAGAACAATTTACATTAAAGGCAACTGTGTCAGTTAGTAATCCTGCAAACAAACAGGTAGCTGCATTAAAATTTATATGTTTTTCATATTCACAGTTTAAAACAGTTTCATAAACTAATTCGGCAGTTGAACTTACAGTTATATCTGAAATCTGAATGTCAAAAATATCCTGAGGGTAGGGGTGATGATCAATTAAAATTTTCTTTGATTTATTTGTTTCCAGTACTTCAAACAAAATTCCAGTACGTCTTAGTTCGTTAAAATCAAGACAAATAATTAAATCAGAAGAGTTGATAATATCTTTCGTGATTTCTTTTTGCAGGCTATATTTTAACACATCAGAATTTGATGGAAGCCATTGTAAATAATCAGGATACTCGTTTGGTACAACAACATTTACTTTTTTTCCTAAATCAACTAAAATATGAAATAAACCTAAAGATGAACCAATAGCATCACCATCTGGGTTAAAGTGTGTTATAAGACAAATATTCTTAGCTTCAGTAATTAAATATTTTACTTTATTAAAGTTGAATTTTATTTCGTTTTGCACTATTTATGTTTTTTAATCATCAAAGATAATGTTTTGGTTTGTAGAATCAATTGAAAAATCTAATTTTACCATCTTTAAAAAACTTAAATTTTAATATGGGAAACATTACATTCACAATGATTAAGCCATGTGCTGTTAGTCAGGAACACATCGGCGAAATTTTATCAGTTATCAACAAAGCAGGTTTTCACTTTGTTTCTATGAAGATGTTACATCTTTCAAAATCACAAGCTGAGAAGTTTTATGCAGTTCATGCTGAAAGACCTTTTTATAATGATTTAGTAGCTTTTATGTCATCTGGACCAATAGTAGCTGCAATTTTACAAAAAGAAAATGCGGTTGCAGAATATCGTAAACTTATAGGAAGTACAAATCCAGCTCAGGCTGACGAGGGTACTATCCGCAAAATGTTTGCAACTTCTGTTCAGGAAAATGCTGTACATGGTTCGGATAGTGACGAGAATGCTGAAATTGAAGCAAGCTTCTTCTTCTCGCAGATAGAACGCTTTTATAAATAAGCAAAAAAATATTTTTATCTGCAGTCAGGTCTTTCGACCTGACTGTTTTTTATTTTATTTTTTGTCAGGTCGAAAGACCTGACATCAAAAGATAATTACGGATTGTAAATTGATTATGAGATACATAAATACAACAGAGCTCGTTTGGATTTGTAATCCAAACGTTTGTTATTTAAAGGATTTTAAATCCTTTATTAATAAAATCGAGATTGCAAATCTCGATTAGCTAATAACCTGAAATTATATTTCTATTAATTCATGTTGTAGCTTTGTTGCTTTAGGCTGATTTTCTACTTCCGATGAAAATGCTATAGTTGACACATCTTTATTATTAAACCAGCTAGCATTTTCTAAATCTGAAATTTTAATTATTCCAACTAAATAATTTCGTTTGGAACTTTTATAAGTCTCTTCAATCTCAACAAAAGAACTTGTGTCGATATTATCTTTTTGATTAAAACTTACAAAAACTCTAATTATGTAGTCTTTTGTTAAATTATATTTTAATCCAGTAAAAGATTTTTTGTATTCGTATCTGTAATCGTAACGCAAAGCAGCAATATCGCTAAGTACTGCAGATGAAGTAGGGTACCGACCTGCACCTTTCCCATATAAAAACTGTTCGTCGGCAAGTTTACTACCTATCAATACTCCATTATACTCATTGCGAATATTGAATAGCTGACTTTTGTTATTAACGAATGATGGCAATACATAAGCAACAATTTTGTCGTCTGAGATTCTTTTAGCATTGGCTACAAGTTTAATGTTATAGCATTTTTCTGAAGCATATTTTGCATCATCGGAATTAAGAAATGTTATACCTTTGTGCGTTATAGTTTCTGAATTTGCTGTAACTCCATATGCATGCTTTAATACTATTGTAAGTTTATTTACTGCATCAATTCCCTCAACATCAAGGGCAGGATTGCTTTCTGCAAAACCTAATTCCTGAGCTTGTAGCAATGCTTTATTGTAATCAAGTCCTTCTTCATTAATCTTTGTTAGAATGTAATTTGTAGAGCCGTTTACTATTCCTGAAAATGAGTTTAGTAAATCGTTGTCGTAATATTCTTCAAGATTACGAATAATGGGAATACTGCCACCAACAGCTGCTTCATACAAAAATGAGACATTGTTTTCCTGCTGAAGTTTTAATAATTCTGCAAGATGTTGTGCTATCATTTTTTTATTTGCACTTACAACTGCAATTTTTTGTTTTAATGCATTAGATACTATTTCAAATGCTGCATCAGCGTCATCAATTAGTTCTACTATTACATTAATTGAACTATCATAAAGCAAATCATTGCGATTTGTTGTAAATAATTCTGCAGGCGCATCCCTTAGTTTTTCGGGATGCTTAATACATATTTTTTTTATTTTAGCTTTGAGTGTAGGCGTTTGTTGTAAAACCTTGTAAATTCCTTCGCCAACAACTCCAAAGCCAAATAATCCTATTGTAAGTTCTTTATTTTGTGTCATGTTATTTATTTTCTGTTACCTTTGAAAAAGCCTGTTTTAAATCATCAATTAAATCCTGTGCATCTTCAATTCCGCATGAAAGTCTGATTAATGAATCCTTTATACCTGATTGTAATCTTTTTTCACGTGGTACAGATAAATGAGTCATTTGAGCAGGAAGGCAAATTAAACTTTTAACTCCACCAAGACTTTCTGCAAGTTTGAAATATTTTGTAGATGTTATAACAGCTGTTGCAGCTTTTTCTGTATCTTCTTTTAATGAAAATGAAACTACTCCTCCAAATAACCCATTTTGCTGAATTTTTGCTATCTCATGATTTTTATGATTTTTTAATCCAGGATAAAAAACCTCTGCAACTTCTTCGCAATTTTGAAGGTACTCGGCAACTTTTAGCGCTGTGTTACATTGGCGTTCTACTCTTAAAGTTACAGTTTCTATACCACGAATTAGTAACCAACAATCCTGTGGACCTAAAATTCCACCAGCAGCATTCTGAATGAATTTTATTTTTTCTGATAATTCTTCAGTTTTAACAACAACCAATCCTGCAAGTAAATCAGAATGTCCTCCTAAATATTTTGTTCCGCTATGAATTACTATATCTGCTCCAAGTTTCAATGGTTGTTGTGCAATTGGTGATGCAAAAGTATTATCAACTACAACTGTAATATTTTTCTTTTTTGCGATTTCTGAAAGTCTTTTTATATCTGAAATTTTAAGTGTTGGATTTGTTGGTGATTCTAGCCAAAGCAGCTTAGTCTTTTCATTAATAAAATCATTTACATTTTCAGCATTTGTTGAGTCAACAAAATGCACTTTAATTCCAAAATTATTGTAAATTTTAGTAAAAAGGCGATAAGCGCCACCGTAAATGTCATCCACAGCAACTATTTCGTCGCCGGTTGAAAGAGTTTTTAAGACTGCATCAATGGCTGCTAGTCCAGTTGCAAATGCATATGCAGCTATTCCGTCTTCTAATTTAGCAACAATTTTCTCAAGTGTTAATCTGGTTGGATTATTAGTGCGACCATAAACAAATCCCTTGTTTACATTTGGTGCTTGTTGCACATAGGTTGCAGTTTGATAAATAGGAACTGAAATTGAACCGGTTAATTCGTCAACCGGAATTGAATGAATAATGTCTGTTGTTTTGCTCATTGGTAAATAATTTAATGGTTTAACATTATTCACCTATTGAAATAAGCTTCGTGAATGAGCCAAAAAAAATGCTCATCTGTTTTAAGTCAGATGAGCATTGAATATTTTTTGTGTTATATTTTCAGCTTAATCTAACTTATCTTTCCCTTTTGGGGTTGGAGTTGGCACCTTATTCTACTTGCGTAGAGTAGGTTGTCAAAGCTTCGTCGGGCCATTTCCCTCTGCTTTTCTCGATAAGTGAATGAAAAGAACTTGTGCAAAGTAAAAACAAAAAAATGAATTGTGCAAAAAAATATTTCTTTATAACTATTTTTATTATGTGAAAAATCCGTAGGATTTTAATGTTAATAAATAGACATAACAAAAAATTTTAAGCTCCATAGGAGCTTAATGTAACATTGATGAATGTAAAGTTTAAGTTATGCTTTTAATAAAGTTTGAGTAATTTCGCCAACATACATTCTATGAAAATCTTTTTGAGGATATTTGTTTATAATAGTGTCATCAAGAAAATTTTCTGGATTAATATCCTGAAAATATATTTTTTTGCACTCCATTATTAAACGAGCTTCTGAATAATACACAGATTTATTTTTGCTTTCTACAGGTGTTAATCCAATATTTTTCATTTTGTCAATATCACGACCAGATTTTGTTCCACTTAAATTCAAAATATCACG belongs to Bacteroidia bacterium and includes:
- a CDS encoding bifunctional oligoribonuclease/PAP phosphatase NrnA; the encoded protein is MQNEIKFNFNKVKYLITEAKNICLITHFNPDGDAIGSSLGLFHILVDLGKKVNVVVPNEYPDYLQWLPSNSDVLKYSLQKEITKDIINSSDLIICLDFNELRRTGILFEVLETNKSKKILIDHHPYPQDIFDIQISDITVSSTAELVYETVLNCEYEKHINFNAATCLFAGLLTDTVAFNVNCSNPRTFEIAAKLMSYGLNKEDIHRRLFDNFSANRMRLLGYVLSQKLTILPEFCTAFMWLTAEELKEYEFKMGDSEGFVNYSLSIKGINFAALFMQREDHIKISFRSRGNIPVNKIISSHFSGGGHKNAAGGEEYLLSMDETIKKFVSILPQYEDVLNPCKK
- a CDS encoding nucleoside-diphosphate kinase, giving the protein MGNITFTMIKPCAVSQEHIGEILSVINKAGFHFVSMKMLHLSKSQAEKFYAVHAERPFYNDLVAFMSSGPIVAAILQKENAVAEYRKLIGSTNPAQADEGTIRKMFATSVQENAVHGSDSDENAEIEASFFFSQIERFYK
- a CDS encoding homoserine dehydrogenase, which gives rise to MTQNKELTIGLFGFGVVGEGIYKVLQQTPTLKAKIKKICIKHPEKLRDAPAELFTTNRNDLLYDSSINVIVELIDDADAAFEIVSNALKQKIAVVSANKKMIAQHLAELLKLQQENNVSFLYEAAVGGSIPIIRNLEEYYDNDLLNSFSGIVNGSTNYILTKINEEGLDYNKALLQAQELGFAESNPALDVEGIDAVNKLTIVLKHAYGVTANSETITHKGITFLNSDDAKYASEKCYNIKLVANAKRISDDKIVAYVLPSFVNNKSQLFNIRNEYNGVLIGSKLADEQFLYGKGAGRYPTSSAVLSDIAALRYDYRYEYKKSFTGLKYNLTKDYIIRVFVSFNQKDNIDTSSFVEIEETYKSSKRNYLVGIIKISDLENASWFNNKDVSTIAFSSEVENQPKATKLQHELIEI
- a CDS encoding PLP-dependent transferase, with translation MSKTTDIIHSIPVDELTGSISVPIYQTATYVQQAPNVNKGFVYGRTNNPTRLTLEKIVAKLEDGIAAYAFATGLAAIDAVLKTLSTGDEIVAVDDIYGGAYRLFTKIYNNFGIKVHFVDSTNAENVNDFINEKTKLLWLESPTNPTLKISDIKRLSEIAKKKNITVVVDNTFASPIAQQPLKLGADIVIHSGTKYLGGHSDLLAGLVVVKTEELSEKIKFIQNAAGGILGPQDCWLLIRGIETVTLRVERQCNTALKVAEYLQNCEEVAEVFYPGLKNHKNHEIAKIQQNGLFGGVVSFSLKEDTEKAATAVITSTKYFKLAESLGGVKSLICLPAQMTHLSVPREKRLQSGIKDSLIRLSCGIEDAQDLIDDLKQAFSKVTENK
- a CDS encoding flavin reductase family protein; its protein translation is MMYKTILPEELNENIFKLIAKDWMLLSAGNIDNFNNMTASWGGMGNLWNKPVAFIFVRPPRYTYKFIESNDFFTINFFEEKYRDILNLSGTKSGRDIDKMKNIGLTPVESKNKSVYYSEARLIMECKKIYFQDINPENFLDDTIINKYPQKDFHRMYVGEITQTLLKA